Proteins encoded within one genomic window of Gambusia affinis linkage group LG09, SWU_Gaff_1.0, whole genome shotgun sequence:
- the tbx22 gene encoding T-box transcription factor TBX22 gives MQGLSSRAHAFSVEALVGKPSKRMKVSERHESSAAADAAGGIHSGLSEHTASQMTAAGSWRPGDAPGQSGPEESDPGPEESESRPDREVRAELQGSELWKRFYEIGTEMIITKAGRRMFPSVRVKVRNLDPCQQYYVAMDVMPVDSKRYRYVYHSSQWMVAGNTDHSCISPRLYVHPDSPSTGETWMRQVISFDRVKLTNNEMDDKGHIILQSMHKYKPRVHIIRLDPRMDLSQIRSLPAEGVNTFSFPETEFTTVTAYQNQQITKLKIDRNPFAKGFRDPGRNRGVLDGLLESYPWRAPLSLDFKPFSIQLQGSSLSPSSSAKNFLPLSSSSPLLPFSCPDAALHALTLPLFGKASSAAPSVPQLPGRVFSLGADGLKGVPSLPPLADLPLLTALQGKKPLHCRDPCLHRSPGSSPCLVPLHSPLSPPGSSLLPHLSDTTTPYCLYSYSFPLSPQLTAISRHGKLSEDTTDCLLRHPAWQQTSNHCL, from the exons ATGCAGGGCCTGAGCTCCCGGGCCCACGCGTTCTCCGTGGAGGCGCTGGTGGGGAAACCCTCCAAGAGGATGAAGGTGTCCGAGAGGCACGAGTCAAGCGCGGCTGCAGACGCGGCCGGCGGCATCCACAGCG GCCTGTCTGAACACACCGCCAGCCAGATGACTGCAGCAGGTTCATGGAGGCCTGGAGACGCGCCGGGACAGAGCGGGCCGGAGGAGTCTGACCCGGGGCCCGAGGAGAGCGAGTCCCGGCCGGACAGAGAGGTCCGGGCGGAACTGCAGGGCTCCGAGCTGTGGAAGAGATTCTATGAAATCGGAACCGAGATGATCATCACCAAAGCTggcag AAGAATGTTTCCTTCTGTGCGCGTCAAAGTGCGCAACCTGGACCCCTGCCAGCAGTATTACGTGGCAATGGACGTCATGCCCGTGGACTCCAAGCGCTACAG gTACGTGTACCACAGCTCGCAATGGATGGTGGCTGGAAACACGGACCACTCGTGCATCTCTCCGCGCCTCTACGTTCACCCGGACTCGCCGAGCACCGGGGAGACGTGGATGCGACAGGTGATCAGCTTCGACCGGGTCAAGCTCACCAACAACGAGATGGACGATAAGGGACAT ATCATTCTTCAGTCGATGCATAAATACAAGCCCCGCGTGCACATCATCCGGCTCGACCCGCGGATGGACCTGTCCCAGATCCGGTCCCTGCCTGCCGAAGGGGTGAACACCTTCTCCTTCCCGGAGACGGAGTTCACCACCGTCACAGCCTACCAGAACCAACAG ATCACCAAGCTGAAGATCGACAGGAACCCGTTCGCCAAAGGCTTCAGAGATCCAGGACGGAACAG gggggtTTTGGATGGCCTGTTGGAGTCATACCCCTGGAGAGCCCCTCTGAGCTTGGACTTTAAGCCTTTCTCCATCCAGCTCCAAG GAAGCTCCCTGTCGCCGAGCAGCAGTGCGAAGAACTTCCTCCCTCTCTCGTCGTCTTCACCTCTTCTTCCGTTCTCCTGCCCGGACGCCGCTCTCCACGCTCTCACCCTGCCCCTCTTCGGGAAGGCGTCCAGCGCCGCGCCCTCCGTTCCTCAGCTGCCCGGCAGAGTCTTCTCCCTGGGAGCGGACGGACTGAAAGGCGTTCCTTCTCTGCCGCCGCTAGCGGACCTGCCACTTCTGACGGCGCTGCAGGGGAAGAAGCCCCTTCACTGCAGGGATCCATGTCTGCACAGGTCCCCCGGGAGCTCCCCGTGCCTCGTCCCCCTGCACAGCCCGCTGAGCCCCCCGGGTTCGTCCCTCCTGCCTCATCTCTCTGACACTACGACCCCCTACTGTCTTTACAGCTACAGCTTTCCCCTGAGTCCCCAACTCACAGCTATTTCTAGACACGGCAAACTGAGCGAAGACACCACGGACTGCCTGCTGCGGCACCCGGCCTGGCAGCAGACCTCCAACCACTGCCTCTGA